The window ATGCTGTATTCGATTACTTTTCGCTGGTGTTCAACGGTGCCGTGAAGGCTTACCTGATCAATGTGGAAGTGAGTGGTGTCAATGTTTGCCGGTTGATGTCCCATATTAaagaatattttgtttatttttcgttagaaaaaTAGTTCGGATGGTACGCAGGATGACGATGCAATCCAGGAGATACACGAAGCGTTGGAACGGCTAGTGCGGAATGGTCCACCGGCCTGGTCGCCGTTGATATCGTCATGGTGTCTGCGACTGTTGGGGGAAATTTGCGACAAAAATAGTCGTCGTCGTCCGCTAGATATTCGAATGTCTTGTAATCTGTGGCTCGGATGCAACGCCATCCGCTGTCTGATGGGACTGACGGCACTGTGTTTCAGCAAACTGGACGAGCTGGAAGTGGATGCCTGCATCACCGGACTGTTGAACACGTTTGCTCAGCATTCGCCGTACTTCGATTGGGTGGTGGCACGGCTTGGCGGTTGCTTTCCCTCGAAGGTTATTTCGAAAATGTTGTTCTGCGGTCTGAAACGGTTCACTGGCGAGTACGATCAGGTCGATTCCGAGGTGGAAGTTTTGAGCTATCTGGCATCGACCAACGAAGACGATTTGAAGCAAGCGTTGAAGGAAATTGTCGAACGGGAAACCAACAACAAGCTGACGGTTCCGTACTTGCTGCATCTGTCAAAGAATTCGGAGATTTTGGCACAATCGCTGGCGGTGGTGTTTTTGGATAATTGTAAGTATGATATACGGACATGGTGGTGGAATGAGTGATAATGTTTGTGTCCTCAATTTCAGATAACGACACTTATCTACACTTGATAAAAGTTCAATCGAAATTCTGGCCCTCGAATTACAGTGCCAGCAACGTGATTCACATCGTTACGAATCTGCTGCTGAAGGTGAAGAAAAAATCCATTGAGGTTTTGCTAACGCTGCCAGGAATATCGGAAAAATATTCCTGGTGCCAGGAACTGTTGGAAATGCTATTCGTCGAACTGGAAACGATCGTTCTGGAGAAACGCTCCTGTCCGCTGCTGGACGATGCAGTGAAAGATTCATCCAAAGATCTGCTGTGGCGTTCGTGTCTCAGCGATTGTTCGCTGGCCCAGCAAAGTGCCGTTCGTTTAATTCTGCTGGCCAGTCTCAAGTCGTCCTACTTCCTGCAGCAATCCATTGCCCAGATGTTGATGGATTCGTCGGGTGTTCCGACCAACCCGAGCAAACCGCACCTGAATGCCCTGGCTCGGATGCTTGGTGGACCGCACGGGTCTGCTGAGTTGCCACGAATTAAACCGGCTTTCGAAATCGCACTTGGCCGGATGCTGCTCAATCCAACCGCCGGCAGGGGCAGCCGGGAAAATTTCAACGTGCTGCAAAATCTGGTGGAAATTGTCAAACTCGAACGAGACTCGTTCAATGTGCACCTGAAGAAGACGAACTGCGTTCGAGTGTTGCAGGAACTGCTCGGCAAACTGCTTACCATCTGGGATGCGCTGATGTGCCAGGAAAAGTATGTGCTGATGCCGCAGCTACAGGAAGAGGTTCGGCCTGCACCGGTCGAGGTTAAGGTTAGTTTTTTACTCTGTGACaatcaaaaaatcatttcaattacattcaactgaaacgttctgggttttcgatacacttcgaaTTGTGCGAGACGGTATCTACTATCGGGAAATGAAATTAATTCAATCTCATTCAGTAGGTGTATACTGTACTGTCTTTGAagtagaatttttatttattccctGAGAGCCAAAAAATATTCgacttgaaatgaatttttggtgATCATTTTTGTCCATCACTTTGTTAGAATCTAAGCACCAGAATTGGCTCAGTTTTCGAAGCTACGTATCCCTCGCATATAGAAAAGACCTAAATAATAAGATCACTAGTAAAACAATGAATCAACGACAGAGTCCGTTTTGTGTATTGTGACATTTTTACACATGTTACTTTGGCATTTATAATCAATAAGCACG of the Malaya genurostris strain Urasoe2022 unplaced genomic scaffold, Malgen_1.1 HiC_scaffold_80, whole genome shotgun sequence genome contains:
- the LOC131440140 gene encoding integrator complex subunit 5-like, producing MIKQPVLAELQYFVSSVSLLYKGIPLKDPTALVKCSLHLLEDLPSTRDAVFDYFSLVFNGAVKAYLINVEKNSSDGTQDDDAIQEIHEALERLVRNGPPAWSPLISSWCLRLLGEICDKNSRRRPLDIRMSCNLWLGCNAIRCLMGLTALCFSKLDELEVDACITGLLNTFAQHSPYFDWVVARLGGCFPSKVISKMLFCGLKRFTGEYDQVDSEVEVLSYLASTNEDDLKQALKEIVERETNNKLTVPYLLHLSKNSEILAQSLAVVFLDNYNDTYLHLIKVQSKFWPSNYSASNVIHIVTNLLLKVKKKSIEVLLTLPGISEKYSWCQELLEMLFVELETIVLEKRSCPLLDDAVKDSSKDLLWRSCLSDCSLAQQSAVRLILLASLKSSYFLQQSIAQMLMDSSGVPTNPSKPHLNALARMLGGPHGSAELPRIKPAFEIALGRMLLNPTAGRGSRENFNVLQNLVEIVKLERDSFNVHLKKTNCVRVLQELLGKLLTIWDALMCQEKYVLMPQLQEEVRPAPVEVK